Genomic segment of Paenibacillus sp. FSL R5-0912:
CACCATCTCCAAGACAGCACTTAATATGTTCTCGCAGAAGCTGCATGTTACCCTGAAAGAGCGTGGTGTACATGTACTAAGCGTGCATCCCGGCTGGATGCCCACCGATATGGGCGGGGCGAAAGCGCCAACGAGCCCGCGCACCAGTGCCGAAGGTATTATCAGTCTGCTTGAGCAGCGCACCGCGCCGGAGGGGCACTTCAGGTTCGTGGATTACACGGGTAAGGATATGGAGATTTAGACTTATATATATTGAAAAAGAGATCAGCGGATCGTTCACCGCCGGTCTCTTTTTGCGTGCTGCCGTAATTATAGGTCATATCATCTGGTCTGAGCGCTGGAGCTCCGCTTGTTCGAGATAGGGATGATTATAACCGTTGCTCATCCCTGCTGATCCAAGCAGCAGCATGTCTTCCAGCTCCCCAAGTTCAATGGGCTTCAGCAGAGAATCGATGCCGCCCTGGCAGAAGGCCTTCAGGACAAATTCATGGCTGCTGGTGACGATGATTCTGCCGTTTGTCTGCTGATCATACCACTGGTCCAGCGGCATGGCTTCGCTCAGCAGCAGCAGCCTGGCATCTGTAATAATGAGTTCAGGTCTATGCTTCT
This window contains:
- a CDS encoding response regulator yields the protein MQILLIDDNPHVRDRLKHMLEQLFPEAADILESGCEPSALRLIQKHRPELIITDARLLLLSEAMPLDQWYDQQTNGRIIVTSSHEFVLKAFCQGGIDSLLKPIELGELEDMLLLGSAGMSNGYNHPYLEQAELQRSDQMI